The Ziziphus jujuba cultivar Dongzao chromosome 7, ASM3175591v1 genome includes a region encoding these proteins:
- the LOC107424947 gene encoding calcium-transporting ATPase 2, plasma membrane-type: MESYMNEGFVAVKAKHSSEEALQKWRNLCGVVKNPKRRFRFTANLSKRIEAAAMRRTNQEKLRIAVLVSKAAFQFIQGVQPSDYAVPEEVKAAGFQICGDELGSIVEGHDVKKLKFHGGVDGLAEKLCTSVTNGLTLDTNLLNRRQEIYGVNKFTESEPRGFWIFVWEALQDMTLMILGVCAFVSLIVGIAMEGWPKGAHDGLGIVASIMLVVFVTAISDYRQSLQFKDLDKEKKKISIHVTRNGYRQKMSIYDLLPGDIVHLSIGDQVPADGLFVSGFSMLIDESSLTGESEPVMITKENPFLLSGTKVQDGSCKMLVTTVGMRTQWGKLMATLSEGGDDETPLQVKLNGVATIIGKIGLFFAIVTFAVLVQGLVSRKLREGTHWSWNGDDALELLEFFAVAVTIVVVAVPEGLPLAVTLSLAFAMKKMMNEKALVRNLAACETMGSATNICSDKTGTLTTNRMTVVKSCICMNVKELSASNASSLCSELPASVVKILTQSIFNNNGGEVVVNKNGKREILGTPTDAALLEFGLSVGGDFHAERQATKIVKVEPFNSVKKRMGVVLELPEGGLRAHTKGASEIVLAHCDKMINSSGEIVPLDDASINHLKTTIDEFASEALRTLCLAYIELERGFSIEDNIPVSGYTCIGIVGIKDPVRPGVKESVAVCRSAGITVRMVTGDNINTAKAIARECGILTDDGIAIEGPDFREKKEEELLKIIPKIQVMARSSPLDKHTLVKHLRTTFQEVVAVTGDGTNDAPALHEADIGLAMGIAGTEVAKESADVIILDDNFSTIVTVAKWGRSVYINIQKFVQFQLTVNVVALIVNFTSACLTGTAPLTAVQLLWVNMIMDTLGALALATEPPTDDLMKHAPVGRKGNFISNVMWRNILGQSFYQFMIIWFLQAKGKAIFRLDGPDSDLILNTLIFNTFVFCQVFNEISSREMEEIDVLKGILDNYVFVAVIGCTVFFQIIIVEFLGTFANTTPLSFAQWFLSVFIGFLGMPIAAGLKMIPV, from the exons ATGGAGAGCTATATGAATGAAGGTTTTGTGGCAGTGAAAGCGAAACACTCGTCTGAAGAGGCATTGCAGAAATGGAGGAATCTATGCGGTGTTGTAAAGAACCCAAAGCGAAGGTTTCGATTCACTGCCAATCTTTCAAAACGAATCGAGGCTGCTGCTATGCGACGTACCAATCAG GAGAAGTTACGGATTGCTGTTTTGGTTTCAAAAGCtgcatttcaatttattcaag GTGTGCAGCCAAGTGACTATGCTGTACCTGAGGAAGTTAAAGCTGCAGGTTTTCAGATTTGTGGTGATGAATTGGGATCTATCGTTGAAGGTCATGATGTAAAGAAACTTAAATTTCATGGTGGGGTAGATGGTCTTGCTGAAAAGCTCTGTACATCAGTTACTAATGGACTTACCCTTGACACCAACTTACTAAACCGCAGACAAGAGATTTATGGAGTAAATAAATTTACAGAGAGCGAACCGCGGGGTTTCTGGATATTTGTTTGGGAAGCCCTTCAAGATATGACTCTTATGATCCTTGGCGTATGTGCTTTTGTGTCTTTGATAGTTGGTATAGCAATGGAAGGATGGCCAAAAGGGGCACATGATGGCCTTGGAATAGTTGCAAGTATCATGTTGGTTGTCTTTGTTACAGCAATAAGTGATTATCGCCAATCTTTACAGTTTAAGGATTTGGACaaggagaaaaagaagataTCTATTCATGTTACAAGAAATGGATATAGGCAGAAAATGTCAATATATGATTTACTTCCTGGTGATATTGTACATCTTTCCATTGGGGACCAAGTCCCAGCAGACGGGCTGTTTGTTTCGGGATTTTCTATGTTAATTGACGAATCAAGTTTAACTGGTGAGAGTGAGCCGGTAATGATAACCAAAGAGAACCCTTTCCTTCTTTCAGGAACCAAGGTCCAAGATGGATCATGCAAGATGTTGGTTACCACAGTTGGGATGAGAACCCAATGGGGTAAATTAATGGCAACTCTTAGCGAAGGTGGAGATGATGAAACCCCCTTGCAGGTTAAGTTGAATGGAGTGGCAACCATTATTGGGAAAATAGGTCTTTTCTTTGCCATTGTTACTTTTGCAGTTCTGGTCCAAGGGTTGGTTAGTCGTAAACTGAGAGAGGGAACGCACTGGAGCTGGAATGGAGATGATGCATTGGAGTTGTTGGAATTCTTTGCTGTGGCAGTTacaattgttgttgttgctgtacCGGAGGGATTGCCATTGGCTGTAACGTTGAGCCTTGCCTTTGccatgaagaagatgatgaatgaAAAAGCACTTGTTCGAAATCTTGCAGCTTGTGAGACTATGGGATCAGCCACAAATATATGCAGTGACAAAACTGGGACTCTAACTACTAACCGCATGACAGTTGTGAAATCATGCATTTGCATGAATGTTAAGGAGCTGAGCGCCAGCAATGCTTCTAGCTTATGCTCTGAGCTTCCAGCATCTGTTGTGAAAATTCTTACACAATCAATTTTTAACAACAATGGTGGAGAAGTTGTGGTTAACAAAAATGGAAAGCGCGAGATACTGGGAACACCTACTGATGCTGCTTTACTGGAATTTGGCTTGTCAGTTGGTGGAGATTTCCATGCGGAGCGACAAGCTACTAAAATTGTTAAAGTTGAGCCTTTCAATTCTGTGAAGAAACGGATGGGAGTGGTGCTTGAGCTTCCTGAAGGAGGTTTGAGAGCCCACACTAAAGGTGCTTCAGAAATAGTTTTGGCTCATTGTGATAAGATGATCAATTCAAGTGGTGAAATTGTTCCCCTTGATGATGCATCGATTAACCATCTCAAAACTACAATTGATGAATTTGCTAGTGAGGCCCTTCGAACTCTGTGTCTTGCGTATATAGAACTAGAAAGAGGGTTCTCTATTGAGGATAATATTCCAGTTTCTGGATATACTTGTATTGGAATTGTTGGCATTAAAGATCCTGTTCGTCCTGGTGTCAAGGAGTCTGTTGCAGTGTGTCGTTCTGCAGGTATTACAGTCAGAATGGTTACAGGAGACAATATCAACACTGCAAAGGCTATAGCAAGGGAATGTGGGATCCTCACTGATGATGGCATAGCCATTGAAGGTCCAGATTTCAGGGAAAAGAAAGAGGAGGAACTACTAAAAATAATCCCCAAAATTCAG GTGATGGCTCGATCTTCACCTTTAGACAAGCATACACTAGTGAAGCACTTGCGGACAACATTTCAGGAAGTTGTTGCTGTAACTGGTGATGGAACAAATGATGCCCCAGCACTTCACGAGGCAGATATTGGATTAGCCATGGGCATTGCTGGGACTGAG GTTGCTAAAGAGAGTGCTGATGTCATAATTTTGGATGATAATTTCTCCACAATAGTCACAGTGGCAAAATGGGGACGTTCAGTTtacataaatattcaaaaatttgtaCAGTTCCAGCTGACTGTCAACGTTGTTGCATTAATTGTTAACTTCACTTCAGCTTGTTTGACAG GGACTGCTCCCCTTACAGCTGTTCAACTATTGTGGGTCAACATGATCATGGATACATTGGGAGCTCTTGCCCTTGCAACTGAACCTCCAACTGACGACTTAATGAAGCATGCACCTGTTGGAAGGAAAGGAAATTTTATCAGTAATGTTATGTGGAGGAATATTCTAGGGCAGTCTTTCTATCAGTTTATGATAATATGGTTTCTTCAGGCTAAAGGAAAAGCGATCTTTCGTCTTGATGGCCCAGATTCTGATTTGATACTGAACACTCTTATTTTCAATACATTTGTCTTTTGTCAG GTGTTTAACGAGATCAGCTCACGCGAGATGGAGGAAATAGATGTTCTGAAGGGCATTTTAGATAACTATGTTTTTGTGGCAGTCATCGGATGCACTGTTTTCTTCCAGATCATAATCGTTGAGTTCCTCGGAACATTTGCAAACACAACTCCTCTATCTTTTGCACAGTGGTTCCTAAGCGTATTCATTGGATTTTTAGGCATGCCAATTGCTGCTGGTTTAAAGATGATACCTGTTTAA